In Mixta intestinalis, the following are encoded in one genomic region:
- a CDS encoding bifunctional 5-dehydro-2-deoxygluconokinase/5-dehydro-2-deoxyphosphogluconate aldolase produces MSTQQKRLDVICIGRIAVDLYGQQIGARLEDTSTFAKYLGGSSGNVAYGTAIQGLKSAMLARVGDEHNGRFLREELQRVGVDTQCLITDKKRLTGLVILGIKDEDTFPLIFYRDNCADMGLTPQDIDEDYIASARAVAVTGTHLSHPDTRAAVLKALEIARRHGLRTALDIDYRPVLWGLTSLGDGETRFIESDRVTQQLQEVLHYFDLIVGTEEEFHIAGGSTDTLRALKSVRKATKATLVCKRGPLGCVVFEGDIPDSWDKTELQSGVRVDVLNVLGAGDAFMSGLLRGWLNDEGWRQACRYANACGALVVSRHGCAPAMPTKAELDDYLSRDREVPRPDRDERLNHLHRVTTRKKSWRELCVFAFDHRKQLFDMAQEAGADVARIPQLKTLLLQAAEAAANEAGLVNNSGILADTTYGQQALNAITGKGWWIGRPIEMPGSRPLRLEHGNIGSQLIDWPQEHVVKCLVFYHPHDSAELRQQQDDLILDVWRGCNKSGHELLLEIILPEENPDRQECYYIDIIKHFYHLGVQPDWWKLPPLSLQSWQTIGSVIEQHDPWCRGILLLGLDAPEEKLKAGFRDAAQAPWVKGFAVGRTIFGQPSRQWLQGELSDDALIQQVKNNYLTLISYWREARPVQQAS; encoded by the coding sequence ATGAGTACACAACAGAAGCGGCTTGATGTGATTTGTATCGGCCGTATTGCCGTTGATCTCTATGGTCAGCAAATCGGTGCGCGTCTGGAAGATACCAGCACCTTTGCCAAATATCTTGGCGGCTCTTCCGGCAATGTCGCTTACGGCACCGCCATTCAGGGACTAAAATCTGCCATGCTGGCACGCGTTGGGGATGAGCATAACGGTCGCTTTCTGCGTGAAGAGCTACAGCGCGTCGGCGTCGATACCCAGTGCCTGATTACCGATAAAAAACGTCTGACGGGCCTGGTGATTCTTGGTATTAAAGATGAAGATACTTTCCCGCTGATCTTCTACCGCGACAACTGCGCGGATATGGGCCTGACGCCGCAGGATATCGACGAAGATTATATCGCTTCGGCCCGTGCGGTGGCGGTCACCGGAACCCACCTCTCTCATCCCGATACGCGCGCGGCGGTACTGAAAGCGTTGGAAATCGCACGTCGCCACGGGCTGCGCACCGCGCTGGATATTGACTACCGTCCGGTGTTGTGGGGCCTGACTTCATTGGGCGACGGCGAAACCCGTTTTATCGAATCCGATCGGGTGACGCAGCAGTTACAGGAAGTGCTGCACTATTTCGACCTGATTGTCGGCACGGAAGAAGAATTCCATATTGCAGGCGGCAGCACCGATACGCTAAGAGCCTTAAAAAGCGTACGCAAGGCAACCAAAGCGACGTTGGTATGCAAACGCGGCCCGTTAGGTTGCGTGGTGTTTGAAGGCGATATCCCGGACAGCTGGGATAAAACCGAGCTGCAAAGCGGCGTGCGCGTCGATGTACTGAATGTGCTTGGCGCTGGCGATGCCTTTATGTCCGGCCTGCTGCGCGGCTGGCTCAATGATGAAGGTTGGCGACAGGCCTGTCGTTACGCCAATGCCTGCGGCGCGCTGGTGGTATCGCGTCACGGCTGCGCTCCGGCGATGCCAACCAAAGCGGAGCTGGATGACTACCTGAGCCGCGATCGCGAAGTACCTCGTCCCGATCGCGACGAGCGGCTTAATCATCTGCATCGCGTGACCACGCGTAAAAAAAGCTGGCGTGAGCTGTGCGTTTTTGCTTTCGACCATCGCAAGCAACTGTTTGATATGGCACAGGAAGCTGGGGCTGACGTTGCCCGCATACCTCAACTGAAAACGCTGCTGCTCCAGGCGGCGGAAGCGGCGGCAAACGAAGCCGGGCTGGTGAACAACAGCGGAATCCTGGCCGACACTACCTACGGTCAGCAAGCGCTGAACGCCATTACTGGCAAAGGCTGGTGGATTGGGCGTCCCATTGAGATGCCCGGCTCACGCCCACTGCGCCTTGAGCATGGCAATATCGGCTCGCAGCTGATCGACTGGCCGCAGGAACATGTGGTGAAATGCCTGGTCTTCTACCACCCACACGACAGCGCGGAACTACGCCAGCAACAGGATGATCTGATCCTCGACGTCTGGCGCGGCTGTAATAAATCCGGGCATGAACTGCTGTTGGAAATCATCCTGCCGGAGGAAAATCCCGATCGTCAGGAATGTTATTACATTGATATCATTAAGCATTTTTACCATCTCGGCGTCCAGCCTGACTGGTGGAAGCTGCCGCCGCTATCGCTGCAAAGCTGGCAGACTATCGGCTCGGTAATTGAGCAACACGATCCCTGGTGTCGCGGCATACTGCTGTTAGGCCTTGATGCACCGGAAGAGAAGCTGAAAGCGGGTTTCCGCGATGCAGCACAGGCACCGTGGGTAAAAGGCTTCGCCGTTGGGCGCACCATCTTTGGTCAGCCATCACGCCAGTGGCTACAGGGTGAATTAAGCGATGACGCGTTGATTCAACAGGTTAAAAATAACTACCTGACGCTGATTAGCTACTGGCGTGAAGCTCGCCCGGTACAGCAGGCCAGCTAG
- the iolD gene encoding 3D-(3,5/4)-trihydroxycyclohexane-1,2-dione acylhydrolase (decyclizing) produces MGTIRLTTAQALVKFLDNQYLSVDGVETKFVKGIFAIFGHGNVLGLGQALEQDSGDLVVHQGRNEQGMAHAAIGYAKQKLRREIIACTSSVGPGAANMITAAATATANRIPLLLLPGDVFATRQPDPVLQQIEQSHDLSLSTNDAFRAVSKYWDRINRPEQLMTACISAMRVLTDPAETGAVTLSLPQDVQGEAWDFPDYFFQKRVHRLDRRLPTETQLQDALALLVRKRKPLIICGGGVKYSGAAEALRQFAERFQIPFAETQAGKGALVSDHPLNVGGVGETGCLAANLLAKEADLVIGVGTRYTDFTTASKWIFQHPEVSFLNINVSSFDAYKLDGVQVVADAREALNALSEGLADRTFHSEWGEQIEQAQSKLLKETQRVYQAAWSEENFVPEIDDSIDREALFAEFNRLTGSFLTQSSVLGTLNEQLPQDAIIVAAAGSLPGDLQRVWRTKAAGGYHVEYGYSCMGYEINAALGVKLAEPQREVYALLGDGSFMMLHSELITSIQEGARINVVLFDNMTNGCINNLQLEHGMDSFTTEFRFRNGESGKLDGGFIPVDFAAIAAGYGCKTWRVTTLEELSQALEAARKETVSTLIDVKVLPKTMVHKYFSWWHVGGAQVSTSERINAVAKMLKEHVDRARKY; encoded by the coding sequence ATGGGCACGATCAGATTAACCACGGCGCAGGCGCTGGTGAAGTTTCTCGATAATCAGTACCTGTCCGTTGATGGGGTTGAAACGAAATTTGTTAAAGGCATCTTCGCTATTTTCGGTCACGGTAACGTGCTGGGGCTTGGCCAGGCGCTGGAACAGGATAGCGGCGATCTGGTTGTGCATCAGGGACGTAATGAGCAGGGAATGGCACATGCCGCCATCGGCTACGCTAAGCAGAAGCTGCGTCGTGAGATCATCGCCTGTACTTCCTCGGTCGGCCCCGGCGCGGCGAATATGATTACCGCCGCCGCTACCGCAACGGCTAACCGCATTCCCTTACTACTGCTGCCGGGCGACGTCTTTGCTACGCGTCAGCCCGATCCGGTATTACAGCAGATTGAACAGAGTCACGATCTTAGCCTGAGCACGAACGATGCGTTTCGCGCCGTCAGTAAATATTGGGATCGTATAAACCGCCCGGAACAGCTGATGACCGCCTGTATTAGCGCAATGCGCGTGCTGACCGATCCGGCAGAAACCGGCGCGGTAACGCTGTCGCTGCCGCAGGATGTGCAGGGGGAGGCGTGGGACTTCCCGGATTATTTCTTCCAGAAACGCGTGCATCGTCTGGATCGCCGTTTGCCCACCGAGACGCAGTTACAGGATGCGCTGGCGCTGCTGGTGCGTAAACGCAAGCCGCTTATCATCTGTGGCGGCGGAGTGAAATATTCCGGGGCTGCTGAGGCGCTGCGACAGTTTGCCGAACGCTTTCAGATTCCTTTTGCCGAAACCCAGGCGGGCAAAGGCGCACTGGTTTCCGATCATCCGCTCAACGTTGGCGGCGTCGGTGAAACCGGCTGTCTGGCCGCTAACCTGCTGGCGAAAGAGGCCGATCTGGTGATTGGCGTCGGCACGCGCTACACCGATTTCACTACCGCGTCGAAATGGATATTCCAGCATCCGGAAGTCAGCTTTCTCAATATTAACGTCAGCAGCTTTGATGCTTACAAGCTGGATGGTGTTCAGGTAGTAGCCGATGCGCGCGAAGCGCTGAACGCCCTGAGCGAAGGCCTGGCAGATCGGACGTTCCACAGCGAGTGGGGCGAGCAAATTGAGCAGGCACAGAGCAAGCTGTTAAAAGAAACGCAGCGCGTTTATCAGGCGGCCTGGAGCGAAGAAAATTTTGTACCAGAAATCGATGACAGTATCGATCGCGAAGCGTTGTTTGCCGAGTTTAATCGGCTGACCGGCTCCTTTCTGACGCAAAGTAGCGTACTGGGTACGCTAAACGAACAGCTGCCGCAGGATGCCATTATCGTCGCCGCTGCCGGTAGCCTGCCGGGCGATTTACAGCGCGTCTGGCGTACAAAAGCCGCAGGCGGCTATCACGTTGAGTATGGCTACTCCTGCATGGGCTATGAAATCAACGCCGCGCTTGGCGTTAAGCTGGCCGAACCGCAGCGGGAAGTCTATGCACTGCTCGGCGATGGTTCTTTTATGATGCTGCACTCTGAGCTCATCACCTCTATCCAGGAAGGCGCCAGGATCAATGTCGTGCTGTTCGACAACATGACCAACGGCTGCATCAATAACCTGCAGCTGGAGCACGGCATGGATAGCTTCACCACCGAATTCCGTTTCCGCAATGGAGAAAGCGGCAAGCTGGACGGCGGCTTTATTCCGGTTGATTTCGCCGCGATTGCCGCAGGCTACGGCTGCAAGACCTGGCGTGTTACCACGCTGGAAGAGTTAAGCCAGGCGCTGGAAGCCGCACGCAAAGAGACCGTATCTACTCTGATCGATGTAAAAGTGCTGCCAAAAACTATGGTGCACAAATATTTCAGCTGGTGGCACGTTGGTGGCGCTCAGGTTTCGACCTCTGAACGCATCAATGCCGTCGCCAAAATGCTGAAAGAGCATGTCGATCGGGCAAGAAAGTACTGA
- a CDS encoding Gfo/Idh/MocA family oxidoreductase, with product MTLKLGVIGTGAIGQEHIRRCTKVLQGATVVAVSDINVEGARAALSRLGLQAEVYADGHDVIKSSDVDALLITSWDPTHEEYTLAAIAAGKPVFCEKPLAMTAAGCRRVVDAEIKFGKRLVQVGFMRPYDTGYRALKKVITDGTIGEPLMLHCAHRNPAVPESYTTDMAITSTLIHELDVLRWLTNDDYKTVQVVFPRVTSKSHSRLKDPQIVLFETQKGIRIDVEIFVNCAYGYDIQCEVVGEEGVARLPEPSAVQMRRSAQLSTSILTDWKDRFIDAYDVELQAFINDVSKGSLTGPSAWDGYAASVAADACLKAQNSGAIEQVELPPRPAFYDKA from the coding sequence ATGACTCTGAAACTTGGCGTTATCGGCACCGGCGCAATCGGGCAGGAACATATTCGTCGCTGCACTAAAGTATTACAGGGCGCCACCGTTGTGGCGGTTTCCGATATTAACGTTGAAGGCGCAAGAGCCGCGCTGTCGCGCCTGGGCTTGCAGGCAGAAGTATATGCCGATGGTCACGACGTGATTAAGTCATCTGACGTTGATGCGTTGCTGATCACCTCGTGGGACCCGACGCATGAAGAGTACACCCTGGCGGCGATCGCCGCAGGCAAACCGGTATTTTGTGAAAAACCGCTGGCGATGACGGCAGCAGGCTGCCGCCGCGTAGTCGATGCGGAAATAAAATTTGGTAAGCGTCTGGTTCAGGTCGGTTTTATGCGCCCTTACGATACCGGCTATCGTGCGCTGAAAAAAGTCATTACCGATGGCACTATCGGTGAGCCGCTGATGCTGCACTGCGCGCATCGTAACCCGGCAGTACCGGAAAGCTATACCACCGATATGGCTATCACCAGTACCCTGATCCATGAGCTGGACGTGCTGCGCTGGCTGACCAATGACGATTATAAAACCGTACAGGTGGTGTTCCCGCGCGTCACGTCGAAAAGCCATTCCCGCCTGAAAGATCCGCAGATCGTACTGTTTGAAACGCAGAAGGGTATCCGCATTGATGTGGAAATCTTTGTTAACTGTGCCTACGGCTATGACATCCAGTGTGAAGTCGTTGGTGAGGAAGGGGTAGCCAGGCTGCCGGAACCTTCAGCGGTGCAGATGCGCCGCAGCGCGCAGCTTTCTACCTCCATCCTTACCGACTGGAAAGATCGCTTTATCGATGCGTATGACGTTGAGCTACAGGCCTTTATCAATGACGTAAGCAAAGGCTCGCTGACCGGCCCGTCAGCCTGGGATGGCTATGCCGCTTCGGTTGCTGCCGATGCCTGCCTGAAAGCGCAGAACAGCGGCGCGATTGAGCAGGTTGAGCTGCCGCCGCGTCCGGCTTTCTACGATAAAGCTTAA
- a CDS encoding sugar phosphate isomerase/epimerase family protein produces the protein MKIAFDVDVIRDLGITKMVHQVADWGYKYIEQSPHPQINPFYKHPKAGREIMTEYKNALKATGVEISSFIVVYRWSGPDELRRQAAVKNWKRMIEIAVEMGVQVINTELSGNPNEPEICEEMFYRSMEELLPIVEREGIRIEIQSHPWDFCELNNETADIVKSFRSENVKYVYSVPHTFFYDKGKGDVKSMLEYVGEDLSHVLIADTMNHTKHCRYIVNPPGVDAAVHQHVGVGEGEVDFTTLFKTLREMDFANRTYKVGGDAIIASALFGYPEKMKYQAVETREMIERELLGK, from the coding sequence ATGAAGATCGCTTTCGATGTGGATGTCATCAGAGATTTAGGCATCACGAAGATGGTTCATCAGGTCGCTGACTGGGGCTATAAGTACATTGAACAGTCGCCGCACCCGCAGATTAACCCCTTCTATAAGCACCCGAAAGCTGGCCGGGAGATCATGACGGAGTATAAAAACGCGCTGAAAGCAACCGGCGTGGAAATTTCCTCCTTTATCGTGGTTTACCGCTGGTCAGGCCCGGATGAGCTACGCCGCCAGGCAGCGGTGAAGAACTGGAAACGCATGATTGAAATTGCGGTGGAAATGGGTGTGCAGGTCATTAACACCGAGCTTTCCGGTAACCCGAACGAGCCGGAGATCTGCGAGGAGATGTTCTACCGTTCAATGGAGGAGCTGCTGCCGATCGTAGAGCGTGAGGGGATTCGCATCGAAATTCAGTCTCATCCCTGGGATTTCTGCGAACTGAATAACGAAACCGCCGATATCGTGAAGTCTTTCCGCAGTGAAAACGTGAAATATGTCTATAGCGTGCCGCACACCTTCTTTTATGACAAAGGCAAAGGCGATGTGAAAAGCATGCTGGAGTACGTGGGCGAGGATCTGTCGCACGTGCTGATCGCCGATACCATGAATCATACCAAACACTGCCGCTATATCGTCAATCCACCGGGCGTAGATGCCGCTGTTCATCAGCATGTCGGCGTTGGAGAAGGGGAAGTGGATTTCACCACCCTGTTTAAGACCCTGCGTGAAATGGATTTTGCTAACCGCACTTACAAAGTGGGTGGCGATGCGATTATTGCCTCGGCGCTGTTTGGCTACCCGGAAAAAATGAAGTATCAGGCGGTAGAGACGCGCGAAATGATCGAACGCGAGCTGCTGGGAAAATAA
- the iolE gene encoding myo-inosose-2 dehydratase — translation MNKDYVKLAIAPIGWTNDDMPDLGKENTFQQTVSEMALAGFSGSEVGSKYPRDPAVLKPMLEIRGIQICNAWFSTFFANGEKAKTIDEFVNHMNFLHAMGAKVIGCSEQSKSIQGTSLAIFDRKPIFTDEEWRLTAEGYNELAKIAAQKGMQVCLHHHMGTGIQTPAEIDRFMTLTNDDVYLLYDTGHIYYSENSQQAMLAVLEKYLPRINHVHLKDVRDEVVATVRQQKLSFLDGVKRGTFTVPGDGVIDFKPVFKLLDEAGYRGWMVVEAEQDPALANPFEYAVKARKYIRETAGI, via the coding sequence ATGAATAAAGATTACGTGAAGCTGGCGATTGCGCCGATAGGCTGGACCAACGACGATATGCCCGATCTGGGCAAGGAAAACACCTTTCAGCAGACCGTAAGCGAAATGGCGCTGGCGGGCTTCAGCGGGAGTGAAGTAGGCAGCAAGTATCCGCGCGATCCGGCAGTATTGAAGCCAATGCTGGAAATTCGCGGCATCCAGATCTGCAACGCCTGGTTTAGCACTTTCTTCGCCAACGGCGAAAAGGCCAAAACCATCGATGAGTTCGTCAATCATATGAACTTCCTGCATGCTATGGGCGCAAAGGTGATTGGCTGTTCTGAGCAGAGCAAGAGTATTCAGGGCACCTCGCTGGCAATTTTCGATCGGAAACCGATCTTTACCGATGAAGAGTGGCGTTTAACGGCAGAAGGCTATAACGAACTGGCGAAAATTGCGGCGCAGAAAGGTATGCAGGTTTGTCTGCATCATCATATGGGCACCGGCATCCAGACGCCTGCGGAAATTGACCGCTTTATGACCCTGACCAACGATGATGTCTACCTGCTGTACGATACCGGTCACATCTATTATTCAGAGAACAGTCAACAGGCGATGCTGGCGGTGCTGGAAAAATATCTGCCGCGCATCAACCACGTTCATCTGAAAGATGTGCGTGATGAGGTGGTGGCTACCGTGCGTCAGCAAAAACTCTCTTTCCTGGATGGCGTAAAACGCGGCACTTTTACCGTACCTGGCGACGGCGTGATCGATTTTAAACCGGTATTTAAACTGTTGGACGAGGCGGGCTATCGCGGCTGGATGGTGGTTGAAGCTGAACAGGATCCGGCGCTGGCAAATCCCTTTGAATATGCGGTAAAAGCACGCAAATATATTCGTGAAACGGCTGGAATTTAA
- a CDS encoding DcrB family lipoprotein — protein MRQLTKYLGIGLLVVGLAACDQQSDKAAADDNGTSASTSVQTVTLMDGKLSFNLPAGMSDKSGKVGTQANNMHVYADESGQRAIIVIEGDDTDEGLDVLSQRLERQQRNRDPQLQVVTNKAITLKGQPAQQLDTVISANNQSAWSSVVLAKAEKKLVTLQITLPADNQQQAQTAAENIINSITLK, from the coding sequence ATGCGTCAACTTACGAAATATCTTGGAATAGGTTTACTGGTGGTCGGTCTTGCCGCCTGCGATCAACAATCCGATAAAGCCGCGGCGGATGATAATGGCACCAGCGCCAGTACTTCAGTGCAGACGGTAACCTTAATGGATGGCAAGCTCAGCTTTAATCTGCCTGCGGGTATGTCTGATAAGAGCGGCAAGGTTGGCACCCAGGCGAACAATATGCATGTCTACGCCGATGAAAGCGGGCAGCGCGCGATTATTGTTATTGAAGGTGATGATACGGATGAAGGGCTGGACGTGCTGTCTCAGCGCCTGGAACGGCAGCAGCGCAACCGCGATCCACAGCTACAGGTGGTGACTAACAAGGCAATTACGCTGAAAGGTCAACCAGCACAGCAGCTGGATACGGTCATCTCTGCCAATAATCAGTCCGCGTGGTCTTCGGTAGTGCTGGCTAAGGCAGAAAAAAAACTGGTGACGCTACAAATTACGCTGCCAGCGGATAACCAACAGCAGGCACAAACCGCCGCTGAGAACATCATTAACAGCATTACGCTGAAATAA
- a CDS encoding 7-cyano-7-deazaguanine/7-aminomethyl-7-deazaguanine transporter, with translation MIALTPRQRKHALIWLSLFHLLIITSSNYLVQLPITLFGFHTTWGAFSFPFIFLATDLTVRIFGAPLARRIILAVMMPALIISYIISALFYNGAWQGIEALQQLNLFVARIACASFMAYALGQILDVHVFNRLRQLPQWWIAPGCAMFLGNISDTLAFFFIAFYKSPDAFMAQHWVEIALVDYSFKVLICMIFFLPAYGVLLNAALKRLAERSQQPDYHFS, from the coding sequence ATGATCGCTTTGACGCCGCGCCAGCGGAAGCATGCGCTTATCTGGCTCTCTTTGTTTCACCTGCTGATCATCACCTCCAGCAACTATCTGGTACAGCTCCCGATTACTCTGTTTGGTTTCCATACCACCTGGGGCGCTTTTAGCTTTCCGTTTATCTTTCTGGCAACCGATCTCACCGTCCGTATTTTTGGTGCTCCGCTGGCCCGCCGCATTATTTTGGCGGTGATGATGCCCGCGCTGATTATTTCTTACATCATCTCCGCGCTGTTTTATAACGGTGCGTGGCAGGGAATTGAGGCGTTACAACAGCTGAACCTGTTTGTCGCACGCATCGCCTGCGCCAGCTTTATGGCTTACGCGCTGGGTCAGATTCTGGATGTGCATGTCTTTAACCGCCTGCGCCAGCTGCCACAATGGTGGATCGCGCCCGGCTGCGCCATGTTTTTAGGCAATATCAGCGATACGCTGGCCTTTTTCTTTATCGCCTTTTATAAGAGTCCCGATGCGTTTATGGCCCAGCACTGGGTTGAGATCGCGCTGGTAGACTACAGTTTCAAGGTTCTGATCTGCATGATTTTCTTCCTGCCTGCTTACGGCGTACTGCTGAATGCGGCACTGAAGCGTCTGGCAGAGCGTTCACAGCAGCCCGACTATCATTTCAGCTAA
- the tusA gene encoding sulfurtransferase TusA codes for MSDLFANPDQTLDALGLRCPEPVMMVRKAVRHMQEGETLLIIADDPATTRDIPGFCRFMEHTLVAQAIDEKPYRYLLRKGVA; via the coding sequence ATGAGCGATCTATTTGCCAATCCCGATCAAACCCTGGATGCGCTGGGCCTGCGCTGTCCTGAGCCGGTGATGATGGTGCGCAAAGCGGTGCGCCACATGCAGGAAGGGGAAACGTTACTGATTATTGCTGACGATCCGGCCACCACGCGCGATATTCCCGGCTTCTGCCGTTTTATGGAGCACACGCTGGTGGCACAGGCGATCGATGAAAAGCCCTACCGCTATCTGCTGCGCAAGGGCGTGGCCTGA
- a CDS encoding lysoplasmalogenase, translating to MIWSFLAVLFSGWLYVDATYRGPQWQRWLFKPVTLLLLLAWAWQAPTLNPSDYLILLGLLATMAGDVLTLLPRQRMMYALGAFFLAHLLYTIDFASHMTMSFFWPIPLTMLIIGIVWIAIIWSRLEELRWPVCTFIGMTLVMNWLAAELYYFRPTDYSFSLVVGATLLTLANLVWFISHFRKRFTADNAIVAACYFAGHFMIARSLWLF from the coding sequence ATGATTTGGTCGTTTCTTGCAGTACTTTTTTCCGGCTGGCTGTATGTCGATGCGACTTATCGCGGCCCGCAGTGGCAACGCTGGCTGTTTAAGCCCGTTACCCTGCTGTTGCTGCTGGCGTGGGCCTGGCAGGCACCGACGCTGAATCCCAGCGACTATCTCATCCTGCTGGGACTGCTGGCGACGATGGCGGGCGATGTGCTGACGCTGCTGCCGCGCCAGCGCATGATGTATGCCCTCGGCGCGTTCTTCCTGGCCCATCTGCTTTACACCATCGATTTCGCCAGCCATATGACGATGAGTTTTTTCTGGCCCATTCCATTAACCATGCTGATTATTGGCATCGTCTGGATAGCGATTATCTGGTCGCGGCTGGAGGAGTTGCGCTGGCCGGTCTGCACCTTTATCGGTATGACGCTGGTTATGAACTGGCTGGCCGCCGAGCTCTATTACTTCCGCCCAACCGACTACAGCTTCTCACTGGTTGTGGGTGCAACGCTGCTGACGCTGGCGAATCTGGTCTGGTTTATCAGCCACTTCCGCAAGCGTTTTACGGCGGATAATGCAATTGTCGCCGCCTGCTATTTTGCCGGGCATTTTATGATTGCCCGCTCGCTCTGGCTCTTTTAA
- a CDS encoding DUF2500 domain-containing protein yields MSKPPLIFLIVLAIIAVLASRQFIKQRRETAQNDASPVRSLTVEVKDKRDMPVSDRRSRQREVIAGEEMRYEARFQPLNGAAEITLKVSPAAWQQMDKGVKGELKVQGTRFISFTPQKP; encoded by the coding sequence ATGAGTAAGCCCCCACTAATTTTTTTAATTGTGTTAGCCATTATTGCTGTGCTGGCCTCACGTCAGTTTATTAAGCAGCGACGCGAGACGGCGCAAAACGACGCGTCGCCGGTGCGCTCGCTGACGGTAGAGGTTAAAGATAAGCGCGACATGCCGGTATCGGATCGGCGTTCACGCCAGCGCGAGGTGATTGCCGGAGAAGAGATGCGCTATGAGGCGCGGTTTCAGCCGCTTAACGGTGCCGCAGAGATCACACTAAAAGTGTCGCCGGCCGCCTGGCAGCAGATGGATAAAGGCGTAAAAGGCGAGCTGAAGGTGCAGGGCACCCGCTTTATCTCTTTTACGCCGCAAAAACCTTAA
- a CDS encoding DUF1145 family protein — translation MWLNLGRLMMVFVWAFLLLNLVQPFPKPLKYFVDVALIFMVIMHGLQLVLLRATQPKDSAKLSRLTQIKIFFFGVFELLAWQKKHYPKQ, via the coding sequence ATGTGGCTTAATCTGGGGCGTTTGATGATGGTGTTCGTATGGGCCTTTCTGTTACTGAATCTGGTACAGCCTTTTCCGAAACCGCTGAAATATTTTGTCGATGTTGCGCTGATCTTTATGGTGATTATGCACGGCCTGCAGCTGGTACTGCTACGGGCGACGCAGCCGAAGGATAGCGCGAAGCTGAGCCGCCTCACGCAGATTAAGATCTTTTTCTTCGGCGTCTTTGAACTGCTGGCCTGGCAGAAAAAGCACTATCCAAAACAGTAA
- the rsmD gene encoding 16S rRNA (guanine(966)-N(2))-methyltransferase — translation MNKKPRSAAGQIRIIGGQWRGRKLPVPDSAGLRPTTDRVRETLFNWLAPEIQQARCLDCFAGSGALGLEALSRYAASATMLELEKPVAQQLMRNLQTLKASNAQVIQTNTLNWLAQQGDAYQIVFIDPPFRKGLLDETLRLLESNGWLADDALIYVESEVENGTPPVPVNWQLHREKVAGQVAYRLYRRTGTAQEQKDVA, via the coding sequence ATGAATAAAAAACCCCGCAGCGCCGCCGGTCAAATCCGCATTATCGGCGGCCAGTGGCGTGGACGAAAACTGCCGGTGCCGGACAGTGCCGGACTACGTCCAACGACCGATCGCGTTCGTGAAACGTTATTTAACTGGCTGGCACCTGAAATCCAGCAGGCGCGCTGTCTCGACTGCTTCGCTGGCAGCGGTGCGCTCGGCCTTGAGGCGCTCTCGCGCTACGCCGCATCAGCGACCATGCTGGAACTGGAAAAACCTGTTGCGCAGCAGTTAATGCGGAATCTGCAAACCCTGAAAGCCAGCAATGCGCAGGTAATTCAGACCAACACTCTGAACTGGCTGGCGCAGCAGGGCGATGCTTATCAGATAGTGTTTATCGATCCGCCCTTTCGTAAGGGCCTGTTGGATGAAACGCTACGCCTGCTGGAGAGCAACGGCTGGCTGGCTGACGACGCGCTGATTTATGTCGAAAGCGAAGTAGAAAACGGCACGCCGCCGGTACCGGTTAACTGGCAGCTACACCGCGAAAAAGTGGCGGGCCAGGTGGCATACCGTTTATATCGCCGCACAGGCACAGCACAGGAGCAGAAAGATGTGGCTTAA